A window from Zingiber officinale cultivar Zhangliang unplaced genomic scaffold, Zo_v1.1 ctg30, whole genome shotgun sequence encodes these proteins:
- the LOC122037382 gene encoding protein LONGIFOLIA 1-like isoform X1: MQKLRSRRTKETKMASERLGSFAGEDQDLEKQIGCVAAIFQMFDRHILLARQQRNRHQHKKIPSGHALLKSSRHETEVNPYSSGILQEKNLAKNWYENEKASMESSRASCSSLSSSSSSLEFDKSSHKDVHSFDKTFFSERSLKNSSSCRSSVTSPAAKSGRRSPDFTIKTSSDGKLKNHAYKHQDSPRPSFYPADNMPADLNEAIRVLIELKKAPWSFADREAKDASLAQILQKSPRFSCDERELSNSSAKIREPPRLSLDGRQCSRRSTSAIVSKASLTLEDLDKANTSPCRNRASNLLQDLSSQKRHPGVVAKLMGIEDMPELSSPAQVAVIRRKMNAKHDQVSQSDRRRETIVEKPTEDLKLTSRILSEATPWVVQQDRSHSANMTKTGSLHKEMPSEDLKLFMHMVDEIRAQRLAKNTTPTGNNQSVRSPKVRKWPTKAGDDPRSFEPPIVIMKPSKSINMADASSHSIIQLEGLPTLPKLHTGITDGELSHKQFIRRSATSNYSLRCQSNSTQILGKNDGISLATPSTWSPRSQQTKTNSVSPRGRFRLQQSQEQKNRGHVDEIISGRKISNCRDDESSPASNRSTRSALHSTVLQQSIQIQKKSILSMHQDASETVASFCHDEFLPSPLKKGSYTVQDDGPCTLNSFQDNRKLAQHKVLGSNEHEERQMFDFIKQNPDNKYVSDILLAAGFLNKESAIPLQQHIKPDLFSVLEKQHGQQKPSAEKNHRKLVFDVVSEILAHKRGELVYKNPCEFFLPRRRMLNGQQLVGEICTEIKGLRAMSTRWSTTSEDCAELISSEDILGRSEGWEDFCMEKIRVPMQIGRLIFQDLINEIVGEAN, translated from the exons ATGCAGAAGCTGAGAAGTCGGAGAACGAAAGAGACCAAAATGGCTTCCGAGCGGCTCGGAAGTTTTGCCGGCGAAGACCAAGATTTAGAGAAGCAAATTGGGTGCGTTGCCGCGATCTTTCAGATGTTTGACCGCCACATTCTCCTCGCGAGGCAGCAGCGCAATCGCCACCAGCATAAGAAGATTCCTTCAG GTCATGCACTTCTGAAGAGCAGCAGGCATGAGACAGAGGTAAACCCCTACTCGTCAGGGATTCTTCAG GAGAAAAATCTGGCCAAGAACTGGTACGAAAATGAGAAAGCTTCGATGGAATCTTCAAGAGCCTCTTGCTCCTCCTTATCCAGTTCCTCGTCTTCTCTGGAATTCGATAAATCATCTCACAAAGACGTGCATTCCTTTGATAAAACGTTCTTTTCAGAGAGGTCTCTGAAGAACTCGTCGAGCTGCAGGAGTTCAGTTACCAGTCCAGCTGCCAAGTCCGGCCGGCGATCCCCTGATTTCACTATCAAAACTTCATCCGATGGCAAGCTGAAAAACCATGCTTACAAGCACCAAGACTCCCCCAGGCCTTCATTCTACCCCGCGGACAATATGCCTGCCGATCTCAACGAAGCAATTAGAGTTCTGATCGAACTTAAAAAAGCTCCTTGGAGTTTTGCTGATCGCGAAGCAAAAGATGCCTCATTGGCGCAGATATTGCAGAAGAGTCCTAGGTTCTCGTGCGACGAGAGGGAGCTCTCTAATTCTTCTGCTAAAATCAGAGAGCCGCCGAGACTGTCGCTGGATGGCAGGCAATGTTCTCGAAGGAGTACTTCCGCCATTGTTTCCAAAGCAAGTTTAACTCTGGAAGACTTGGACAAAGCCAACACGAGTCCCTGCCGGAATAGAGCTTCCAATCTGCTTCAGGATCTTAGTAGCCAAAAGAGGCATCCTGGTGTTGTCGCAAAGCTCATGGGCATAGAAGACATGCCTGAATTAAGCTCACCAGCTCAAGTAGCAGTAATAAGAAGAAAAATGAATGCAAAACATGATCAAGTTTCTCAATCCGATCGAAGAAGAGAGACGATCGTGGAAAAGCCAACAGAAGATCTGAAACTGACGTCGAGGATCCTAAGTGAAGCAACTCCTTGGGTGGTGCAACAGGACAGGAGCCATAGTGCAAACATGACCAAAACTGGGTCCTTGCATAAGGAAATGCCGAGTGAGGATCTGAAGCTTTTCATGCATATGGTGGACGAGATTCGGGCCCAGAGGCTGGCAAAGAATACTACTCCCACAGGAAACAATCAGAGTGTGAGATCGCCAAAGGTCAGAAAATGGCCAACAAAAGCAGGGGATGATCCGAGATCCTTCGAACCTCCAATTGTAATTATGAAGCCTTCAAAGAGTATCAACATGGCAGATGCTTCAAGTCACTCAATAATTCAATTGGAAGGCCTACCAACTCTTCCTAAGCTCCACACTGGTATCACTGACGGAGAACTGAGTCATAAGCAATTCATTCGGAGGTCTGCCACAAGTAATTATTCACTCAGATGTCAATCAAATTCAACGCAGATTCTGGGAAAAAACGATGGAATATCACTTGCAACTCCAAGCACTTGGAGTCCCAGATCTCAGCAAACGAAAACAAACTCAGTTTCTCCAAGAGGCAGATTTAGGTTACAGCAATCACAAGAACAAAAGAACAGAGGCCACGTTGATGAAATTATCTCTGGGAGAAAGATTTCAAATTGCCGGGATGATGAATCTTCACCGGCTTCAAACAGAAGCACTAGGTCTGCATTACATTCGACTGTTCTGCAGCAAAGCATCCAGATACAAAAG AAATCCATACTATCCATGCATCAAGATGCATCAGAAACAGTTGCTTCATTCTGCCACGATGAGTTTCTACCTTCCCCTTTGAAGAAAGGCTCTTACACAGTCCAAG ATGATGGACCGTGCACATTAAATTCATTTCAAGATAATAGGAAACTTGCACAGCACAAAGTGCTGGGCTCAAATGAGCACGAGGAACGCCAAATGTTCGACTTCATCAAGCAAAACCCAGACAATAAGTATGTTTCAGACATACTTCTTGCAGCAGGATTTTTAAACAAGGAAAGTGCGATTCCACTTCAGCAACACATAAAACCTGATCTATTTAGTGTTCTGGAGAAACAGCATGGGCAACAGAAGCCCAGTGCAGAGAAGAATCACAGGAAGCTTGTTTTTGATGTGGTCAGTGAGATCCTAGCTCACAAGAGGGGAGAGCTCGTCTACAAGAATCCTTGTGAGTTCTTTCTGCCGAGAAGAAGAATGTTAAATGGGCAGCAATTGGTGGGAGAAATATGCACTGAGATCAAAGGACTTCGAGCTATGAGCACACGGTGGTCCACCACCTCCGAGGATTGTGCAGAGCTGATATCAAGTGAGGACATTCTTGGTCGATCCGAAGGGTGGGAAGACTTTTGCATGGAGAAAATAAGGGTGCCAATGCAGATTGGAAGGTTGATATTTCAGGATTTGATCAATGAAATTGTAGGTGAAGCAAACTAA
- the LOC122037374 gene encoding ninja-family protein 6-like: MEKYPRDFLRRFVGNSFKDEPTEVAEGDSDEIELSLGLSLGGCFGAVDHSKREKLVRSSSIASFMTLPREPEFPAVPAASLTRTSSLPTETEEELRKRKQMQSLKRLEAKRKRLERKNSVRLGSAKPGENPDEDASGRKGSNPAAVEQMAANNSYLGLKSRNHLVGARNAVARHGRPTCAVAQSLRMGSFPPISQGSIGSQGSCGGSSSTSTADLEAPAPQGSGSSMTRKSNETVTNLQAAPSESGAKEMARKKVKERMPFVSTQGEGPNGRRVEGFLYKYGKGEEVRIVCVCHGSFLTPAEFVKHAGGVEVANPLQHIVVNSSPFDL, encoded by the exons ATGGAGAAGTATCCGAGAGATTTTTTGCGTAGATTCGTGGGTAATAGCTTCAAAGACGAGCCGACAGAGGTAGCGGAAGGGGACTCCGACGAGATCGAGCTCAGCCTCGGGCTCTCCCTCGGCGGGTGCTTCGGCGCAGTAGATCACTCTAAGAGGGAAAAGCTGGTCCGCTCTTCCTCCATCGCGTCGTTCATGACGCTACCGAGGGAGCCGGAGTTCCCGGCTGTCCCCGCCGCCTCCTTGACGAGGACGAGCTCGCTGCCGACGGAGACGGAGGAGGAGCTACGGAAGCGGAAGCAGATGCAGAGCTTGAAGAGGTTGGAGGCGAAGCGGAAGAGATTGGAGAGGAAGAATTCCGTCAGGTTGGGGTCGGCGAAGCCCGGCGAGAACCCTGACGAGGATGCCAGCGGAAGAAAAGGCTCGAATCCAGCAGCCGTGGAGCAGATGGCGGCTAACAATAGTTACCTCGGATTAAAATCCCGCAACCATCTCGTCGGCGCAAGAAATGCCGTTGCGCGGCATGGCCGACCAACATGCGCGGTGGCTCAGTCTTTGAGAATGGGGAGCTTTCCTCCGATCTCGCAGGGGTCTATTGGATCTCAGGGGAGCTGCGGCGGCAGCAGCAGCACCAGCACGGCCGATTTAGAAGCCCCGGCGCCTCAAG GCTCGGGCTCCTCGATGACGAGGAAGAGCaatgaaacggtaacaaatcttCAAGCTGCTCCGAGCGAAAGCGGGGCGAAGGAGATGGCGAGGAAGAAGGTGAAGGAGAGGATGCCGTTCGTGTCGACGCAGGGCGAAGGTCCTAACGGGAGGCGGGTCGAAGGGTTCCTGTACAAGTACGGGAAAGGGGAGGAGGTGAGAATAGTGTGCGTTTGCCATGGCAGCTTCCTCACCCCTGCAGAGTTCGTCAAACACGCCGGTGGCGTGGAGGTCGCCAACCCTCTCCAGCACATTGTTGTCAACTCCTCCCCGTTCGACTTGTGA
- the LOC122037382 gene encoding protein LONGIFOLIA 1-like isoform X2 encodes MQKLRSRRTKETKMASERLGSFAGEDQDLEKQIGCVAAIFQMFDRHILLARQQRNRHQHKKIPSGHALLKSSRHETEEKNLAKNWYENEKASMESSRASCSSLSSSSSSLEFDKSSHKDVHSFDKTFFSERSLKNSSSCRSSVTSPAAKSGRRSPDFTIKTSSDGKLKNHAYKHQDSPRPSFYPADNMPADLNEAIRVLIELKKAPWSFADREAKDASLAQILQKSPRFSCDERELSNSSAKIREPPRLSLDGRQCSRRSTSAIVSKASLTLEDLDKANTSPCRNRASNLLQDLSSQKRHPGVVAKLMGIEDMPELSSPAQVAVIRRKMNAKHDQVSQSDRRRETIVEKPTEDLKLTSRILSEATPWVVQQDRSHSANMTKTGSLHKEMPSEDLKLFMHMVDEIRAQRLAKNTTPTGNNQSVRSPKVRKWPTKAGDDPRSFEPPIVIMKPSKSINMADASSHSIIQLEGLPTLPKLHTGITDGELSHKQFIRRSATSNYSLRCQSNSTQILGKNDGISLATPSTWSPRSQQTKTNSVSPRGRFRLQQSQEQKNRGHVDEIISGRKISNCRDDESSPASNRSTRSALHSTVLQQSIQIQKKSILSMHQDASETVASFCHDEFLPSPLKKGSYTVQDDGPCTLNSFQDNRKLAQHKVLGSNEHEERQMFDFIKQNPDNKYVSDILLAAGFLNKESAIPLQQHIKPDLFSVLEKQHGQQKPSAEKNHRKLVFDVVSEILAHKRGELVYKNPCEFFLPRRRMLNGQQLVGEICTEIKGLRAMSTRWSTTSEDCAELISSEDILGRSEGWEDFCMEKIRVPMQIGRLIFQDLINEIVGEAN; translated from the exons ATGCAGAAGCTGAGAAGTCGGAGAACGAAAGAGACCAAAATGGCTTCCGAGCGGCTCGGAAGTTTTGCCGGCGAAGACCAAGATTTAGAGAAGCAAATTGGGTGCGTTGCCGCGATCTTTCAGATGTTTGACCGCCACATTCTCCTCGCGAGGCAGCAGCGCAATCGCCACCAGCATAAGAAGATTCCTTCAG GTCATGCACTTCTGAAGAGCAGCAGGCATGAGACAGAG GAGAAAAATCTGGCCAAGAACTGGTACGAAAATGAGAAAGCTTCGATGGAATCTTCAAGAGCCTCTTGCTCCTCCTTATCCAGTTCCTCGTCTTCTCTGGAATTCGATAAATCATCTCACAAAGACGTGCATTCCTTTGATAAAACGTTCTTTTCAGAGAGGTCTCTGAAGAACTCGTCGAGCTGCAGGAGTTCAGTTACCAGTCCAGCTGCCAAGTCCGGCCGGCGATCCCCTGATTTCACTATCAAAACTTCATCCGATGGCAAGCTGAAAAACCATGCTTACAAGCACCAAGACTCCCCCAGGCCTTCATTCTACCCCGCGGACAATATGCCTGCCGATCTCAACGAAGCAATTAGAGTTCTGATCGAACTTAAAAAAGCTCCTTGGAGTTTTGCTGATCGCGAAGCAAAAGATGCCTCATTGGCGCAGATATTGCAGAAGAGTCCTAGGTTCTCGTGCGACGAGAGGGAGCTCTCTAATTCTTCTGCTAAAATCAGAGAGCCGCCGAGACTGTCGCTGGATGGCAGGCAATGTTCTCGAAGGAGTACTTCCGCCATTGTTTCCAAAGCAAGTTTAACTCTGGAAGACTTGGACAAAGCCAACACGAGTCCCTGCCGGAATAGAGCTTCCAATCTGCTTCAGGATCTTAGTAGCCAAAAGAGGCATCCTGGTGTTGTCGCAAAGCTCATGGGCATAGAAGACATGCCTGAATTAAGCTCACCAGCTCAAGTAGCAGTAATAAGAAGAAAAATGAATGCAAAACATGATCAAGTTTCTCAATCCGATCGAAGAAGAGAGACGATCGTGGAAAAGCCAACAGAAGATCTGAAACTGACGTCGAGGATCCTAAGTGAAGCAACTCCTTGGGTGGTGCAACAGGACAGGAGCCATAGTGCAAACATGACCAAAACTGGGTCCTTGCATAAGGAAATGCCGAGTGAGGATCTGAAGCTTTTCATGCATATGGTGGACGAGATTCGGGCCCAGAGGCTGGCAAAGAATACTACTCCCACAGGAAACAATCAGAGTGTGAGATCGCCAAAGGTCAGAAAATGGCCAACAAAAGCAGGGGATGATCCGAGATCCTTCGAACCTCCAATTGTAATTATGAAGCCTTCAAAGAGTATCAACATGGCAGATGCTTCAAGTCACTCAATAATTCAATTGGAAGGCCTACCAACTCTTCCTAAGCTCCACACTGGTATCACTGACGGAGAACTGAGTCATAAGCAATTCATTCGGAGGTCTGCCACAAGTAATTATTCACTCAGATGTCAATCAAATTCAACGCAGATTCTGGGAAAAAACGATGGAATATCACTTGCAACTCCAAGCACTTGGAGTCCCAGATCTCAGCAAACGAAAACAAACTCAGTTTCTCCAAGAGGCAGATTTAGGTTACAGCAATCACAAGAACAAAAGAACAGAGGCCACGTTGATGAAATTATCTCTGGGAGAAAGATTTCAAATTGCCGGGATGATGAATCTTCACCGGCTTCAAACAGAAGCACTAGGTCTGCATTACATTCGACTGTTCTGCAGCAAAGCATCCAGATACAAAAG AAATCCATACTATCCATGCATCAAGATGCATCAGAAACAGTTGCTTCATTCTGCCACGATGAGTTTCTACCTTCCCCTTTGAAGAAAGGCTCTTACACAGTCCAAG ATGATGGACCGTGCACATTAAATTCATTTCAAGATAATAGGAAACTTGCACAGCACAAAGTGCTGGGCTCAAATGAGCACGAGGAACGCCAAATGTTCGACTTCATCAAGCAAAACCCAGACAATAAGTATGTTTCAGACATACTTCTTGCAGCAGGATTTTTAAACAAGGAAAGTGCGATTCCACTTCAGCAACACATAAAACCTGATCTATTTAGTGTTCTGGAGAAACAGCATGGGCAACAGAAGCCCAGTGCAGAGAAGAATCACAGGAAGCTTGTTTTTGATGTGGTCAGTGAGATCCTAGCTCACAAGAGGGGAGAGCTCGTCTACAAGAATCCTTGTGAGTTCTTTCTGCCGAGAAGAAGAATGTTAAATGGGCAGCAATTGGTGGGAGAAATATGCACTGAGATCAAAGGACTTCGAGCTATGAGCACACGGTGGTCCACCACCTCCGAGGATTGTGCAGAGCTGATATCAAGTGAGGACATTCTTGGTCGATCCGAAGGGTGGGAAGACTTTTGCATGGAGAAAATAAGGGTGCCAATGCAGATTGGAAGGTTGATATTTCAGGATTTGATCAATGAAATTGTAGGTGAAGCAAACTAA
- the LOC122037382 gene encoding protein LONGIFOLIA 1-like isoform X3: MASERLGSFAGEDQDLEKQIGCVAAIFQMFDRHILLARQQRNRHQHKKIPSGHALLKSSRHETEVNPYSSGILQEKNLAKNWYENEKASMESSRASCSSLSSSSSSLEFDKSSHKDVHSFDKTFFSERSLKNSSSCRSSVTSPAAKSGRRSPDFTIKTSSDGKLKNHAYKHQDSPRPSFYPADNMPADLNEAIRVLIELKKAPWSFADREAKDASLAQILQKSPRFSCDERELSNSSAKIREPPRLSLDGRQCSRRSTSAIVSKASLTLEDLDKANTSPCRNRASNLLQDLSSQKRHPGVVAKLMGIEDMPELSSPAQVAVIRRKMNAKHDQVSQSDRRRETIVEKPTEDLKLTSRILSEATPWVVQQDRSHSANMTKTGSLHKEMPSEDLKLFMHMVDEIRAQRLAKNTTPTGNNQSVRSPKVRKWPTKAGDDPRSFEPPIVIMKPSKSINMADASSHSIIQLEGLPTLPKLHTGITDGELSHKQFIRRSATSNYSLRCQSNSTQILGKNDGISLATPSTWSPRSQQTKTNSVSPRGRFRLQQSQEQKNRGHVDEIISGRKISNCRDDESSPASNRSTRSALHSTVLQQSIQIQKKSILSMHQDASETVASFCHDEFLPSPLKKGSYTVQDDGPCTLNSFQDNRKLAQHKVLGSNEHEERQMFDFIKQNPDNKYVSDILLAAGFLNKESAIPLQQHIKPDLFSVLEKQHGQQKPSAEKNHRKLVFDVVSEILAHKRGELVYKNPCEFFLPRRRMLNGQQLVGEICTEIKGLRAMSTRWSTTSEDCAELISSEDILGRSEGWEDFCMEKIRVPMQIGRLIFQDLINEIVGEAN, from the exons ATGGCTTCCGAGCGGCTCGGAAGTTTTGCCGGCGAAGACCAAGATTTAGAGAAGCAAATTGGGTGCGTTGCCGCGATCTTTCAGATGTTTGACCGCCACATTCTCCTCGCGAGGCAGCAGCGCAATCGCCACCAGCATAAGAAGATTCCTTCAG GTCATGCACTTCTGAAGAGCAGCAGGCATGAGACAGAGGTAAACCCCTACTCGTCAGGGATTCTTCAG GAGAAAAATCTGGCCAAGAACTGGTACGAAAATGAGAAAGCTTCGATGGAATCTTCAAGAGCCTCTTGCTCCTCCTTATCCAGTTCCTCGTCTTCTCTGGAATTCGATAAATCATCTCACAAAGACGTGCATTCCTTTGATAAAACGTTCTTTTCAGAGAGGTCTCTGAAGAACTCGTCGAGCTGCAGGAGTTCAGTTACCAGTCCAGCTGCCAAGTCCGGCCGGCGATCCCCTGATTTCACTATCAAAACTTCATCCGATGGCAAGCTGAAAAACCATGCTTACAAGCACCAAGACTCCCCCAGGCCTTCATTCTACCCCGCGGACAATATGCCTGCCGATCTCAACGAAGCAATTAGAGTTCTGATCGAACTTAAAAAAGCTCCTTGGAGTTTTGCTGATCGCGAAGCAAAAGATGCCTCATTGGCGCAGATATTGCAGAAGAGTCCTAGGTTCTCGTGCGACGAGAGGGAGCTCTCTAATTCTTCTGCTAAAATCAGAGAGCCGCCGAGACTGTCGCTGGATGGCAGGCAATGTTCTCGAAGGAGTACTTCCGCCATTGTTTCCAAAGCAAGTTTAACTCTGGAAGACTTGGACAAAGCCAACACGAGTCCCTGCCGGAATAGAGCTTCCAATCTGCTTCAGGATCTTAGTAGCCAAAAGAGGCATCCTGGTGTTGTCGCAAAGCTCATGGGCATAGAAGACATGCCTGAATTAAGCTCACCAGCTCAAGTAGCAGTAATAAGAAGAAAAATGAATGCAAAACATGATCAAGTTTCTCAATCCGATCGAAGAAGAGAGACGATCGTGGAAAAGCCAACAGAAGATCTGAAACTGACGTCGAGGATCCTAAGTGAAGCAACTCCTTGGGTGGTGCAACAGGACAGGAGCCATAGTGCAAACATGACCAAAACTGGGTCCTTGCATAAGGAAATGCCGAGTGAGGATCTGAAGCTTTTCATGCATATGGTGGACGAGATTCGGGCCCAGAGGCTGGCAAAGAATACTACTCCCACAGGAAACAATCAGAGTGTGAGATCGCCAAAGGTCAGAAAATGGCCAACAAAAGCAGGGGATGATCCGAGATCCTTCGAACCTCCAATTGTAATTATGAAGCCTTCAAAGAGTATCAACATGGCAGATGCTTCAAGTCACTCAATAATTCAATTGGAAGGCCTACCAACTCTTCCTAAGCTCCACACTGGTATCACTGACGGAGAACTGAGTCATAAGCAATTCATTCGGAGGTCTGCCACAAGTAATTATTCACTCAGATGTCAATCAAATTCAACGCAGATTCTGGGAAAAAACGATGGAATATCACTTGCAACTCCAAGCACTTGGAGTCCCAGATCTCAGCAAACGAAAACAAACTCAGTTTCTCCAAGAGGCAGATTTAGGTTACAGCAATCACAAGAACAAAAGAACAGAGGCCACGTTGATGAAATTATCTCTGGGAGAAAGATTTCAAATTGCCGGGATGATGAATCTTCACCGGCTTCAAACAGAAGCACTAGGTCTGCATTACATTCGACTGTTCTGCAGCAAAGCATCCAGATACAAAAG AAATCCATACTATCCATGCATCAAGATGCATCAGAAACAGTTGCTTCATTCTGCCACGATGAGTTTCTACCTTCCCCTTTGAAGAAAGGCTCTTACACAGTCCAAG ATGATGGACCGTGCACATTAAATTCATTTCAAGATAATAGGAAACTTGCACAGCACAAAGTGCTGGGCTCAAATGAGCACGAGGAACGCCAAATGTTCGACTTCATCAAGCAAAACCCAGACAATAAGTATGTTTCAGACATACTTCTTGCAGCAGGATTTTTAAACAAGGAAAGTGCGATTCCACTTCAGCAACACATAAAACCTGATCTATTTAGTGTTCTGGAGAAACAGCATGGGCAACAGAAGCCCAGTGCAGAGAAGAATCACAGGAAGCTTGTTTTTGATGTGGTCAGTGAGATCCTAGCTCACAAGAGGGGAGAGCTCGTCTACAAGAATCCTTGTGAGTTCTTTCTGCCGAGAAGAAGAATGTTAAATGGGCAGCAATTGGTGGGAGAAATATGCACTGAGATCAAAGGACTTCGAGCTATGAGCACACGGTGGTCCACCACCTCCGAGGATTGTGCAGAGCTGATATCAAGTGAGGACATTCTTGGTCGATCCGAAGGGTGGGAAGACTTTTGCATGGAGAAAATAAGGGTGCCAATGCAGATTGGAAGGTTGATATTTCAGGATTTGATCAATGAAATTGTAGGTGAAGCAAACTAA